In one window of Betaproteobacteria bacterium DNA:
- a CDS encoding aminotransferase class I/II-fold pyridoxal phosphate-dependent enzyme, translating to PQGAFYVYARCDRFTSDSFALAQALLDEAGVAVTPGIDFGEHRAREHVRFAYTTSLDNLREGVRRLRDFSAGADVDS from the coding sequence GCCGCAGGGCGCGTTCTACGTGTATGCGAGATGCGACCGCTTCACGAGCGACAGCTTCGCGCTCGCACAGGCGCTGCTCGATGAGGCAGGTGTCGCCGTCACGCCCGGCATCGACTTCGGCGAGCACCGTGCGCGCGAGCATGTGCGCTTCGCGTACACGACATCGCTCGACAATCTGCGCGAGGGCGTACGCCGTCTGCGCGATTTCTCGGCAGGCGCTGACGTCGATTCTTAA